Proteins encoded within one genomic window of Nordella sp. HKS 07:
- the pqqE gene encoding pyrroloquinoline quinone biosynthesis protein PqqE encodes MTERMAAPTGMLAELTHRCPLRCPYCSNPVELDRRSQELDTATWLRVLAEAARLGVIQVHLSGGEPAARKDLAAIVRGCADLGLYSNLITSGIGVDEPRITALAEVGLDHVQLSFQATTAETNDLIGGLEGSLAHKLETARLVTRLGIPLTLNAVIHRRNIAEVEDFVRLAVDLGAKRVEIAHAQYYGWALRNRRSLMPTREQTFAAVATVERLRREYAGTIVIDTVVPDYYARFPKACMGGWGRQSLNVTPSGKVLPCHAAETIPNLEFWNVRDRSLAEIWAESPAFNAFRGIGWMREPCRSCERREIDWGGCRCQALAIAGAAREADPVCCKSPFHARIEALAAADAAQPIGDYHYRGFEKHSEDATKLREGVP; translated from the coding sequence ATGACGGAGAGAATGGCAGCGCCGACGGGAATGCTCGCGGAATTGACGCATCGCTGCCCGCTGCGCTGCCCCTATTGCTCGAACCCGGTGGAGCTCGACCGCCGCTCCCAGGAGCTCGACACCGCTACCTGGCTGCGCGTGCTGGCCGAGGCAGCCCGGCTCGGTGTCATACAGGTGCATCTCTCCGGCGGCGAGCCTGCGGCGCGGAAGGACCTCGCTGCCATTGTGCGCGGATGCGCCGATCTTGGTCTCTATTCCAACCTCATCACTTCGGGAATCGGTGTTGACGAGCCGAGGATAACGGCTCTGGCCGAGGTCGGTCTTGACCATGTTCAGCTGTCCTTTCAGGCGACGACGGCCGAGACGAACGATCTGATCGGCGGCCTTGAAGGATCACTTGCTCACAAGCTCGAAACGGCGCGACTGGTGACCCGCCTGGGCATTCCGCTGACGCTCAATGCGGTGATCCACCGCCGCAACATCGCTGAGGTCGAGGATTTCGTCCGATTGGCTGTCGATCTCGGTGCCAAACGTGTGGAGATCGCCCACGCGCAATATTACGGCTGGGCGCTCAGAAACCGCAGGTCCCTCATGCCGACCCGCGAGCAGACATTTGCGGCGGTCGCGACCGTGGAACGCCTGCGTCGGGAATATGCCGGCACGATCGTCATCGACACGGTCGTGCCCGATTATTATGCCCGTTTTCCGAAGGCCTGCATGGGCGGATGGGGACGGCAGTCCCTCAATGTGACGCCATCGGGGAAGGTGCTGCCCTGTCATGCCGCGGAGACGATCCCGAATCTCGAATTCTGGAACGTCAGAGACAGGAGCCTCGCGGAAATCTGGGCCGAGTCTCCCGCCTTCAATGCGTTCCGGGGCATCGGCTGGATGCGTGAGCCCTGCCGCAGCTGCGAGCGCCGGGAGATCGACTGGGGCGGATGCAGATGTCAGGCGCTTGCGATCGCGGGCGCCGCCCGGGAGGCGGATCCCGTCTGCTGCAAGTCGCCGTTCCATGCCCGCATCGAAGCCCTCGCCGCCGCCGACGCCGCCCAGCCTATCGGGGACTATCACTACCGGGGCTTTGAAAAGCACAGCGAAGACGCCACGAAACTTCGCGAGGGCGTGCCATGA
- a CDS encoding ABC transporter substrate-binding protein: MCRQRISLLLTFATALWLLGALGARASEAVEFRIGYLRLDEKKLALSVLDVPPPDEGIAGAKVAINDNNTTGKFLNQRFILEEEKIAPQDDPLPAAKKLVDAGYSYLVVDLPAAMVLKIADAVRERNVLVFNAGATDDLLREEECRPNVFHTAPTRTMLADGLGQYLVWKQWRNWFLIRGSHEADKLWADALRRAAKRFGAKIVEERVFEDTGGARRTDTGQVQIQKQMPVFTQGAADHDVVVAADESEVFATYLPYRTWVPRPVAGSAGLMPSSWHPAHEQWGAAQIQNRFVKASGRRMLSKDMQAWTAVRIIGEAAQRTGSGDPRMIADYIKSPQFSIAAFKGQKVTFRAWNWQLRQPILLSDARSVVSVSPQEGFLHQFSELDTLGIDQPETKCVLR, translated from the coding sequence ATGTGCCGGCAGAGAATCAGTCTTTTGCTCACTTTCGCAACGGCGTTGTGGTTGTTGGGCGCGCTCGGCGCTCGCGCAAGTGAAGCCGTAGAGTTTCGGATTGGATATTTGCGGCTCGATGAAAAGAAACTCGCTTTGTCCGTGCTTGATGTCCCGCCGCCAGATGAGGGGATCGCCGGCGCCAAGGTCGCCATCAATGACAACAATACAACAGGCAAGTTCCTCAACCAGCGTTTCATTCTGGAAGAGGAGAAGATTGCGCCGCAGGACGATCCGCTTCCCGCCGCGAAAAAGCTCGTGGATGCCGGCTACTCCTATCTCGTTGTGGACCTGCCCGCCGCCATGGTGCTCAAGATCGCCGATGCGGTGCGCGAGCGCAATGTGCTCGTCTTCAATGCCGGCGCTACCGATGATCTATTACGGGAGGAGGAATGCCGCCCCAATGTCTTTCACACCGCCCCCACCCGTACGATGCTTGCGGACGGACTGGGGCAATATCTCGTCTGGAAGCAATGGCGCAACTGGTTCCTGATCAGGGGATCACATGAGGCGGACAAGCTGTGGGCCGATGCCCTGCGGCGGGCCGCCAAGCGTTTCGGCGCTAAAATCGTCGAAGAGCGGGTCTTCGAGGACACTGGCGGTGCCCGGCGCACCGACACCGGCCAGGTGCAGATACAAAAGCAGATGCCCGTCTTCACGCAAGGCGCTGCCGATCATGACGTCGTGGTTGCGGCGGACGAGAGCGAAGTCTTCGCAACTTACCTGCCCTATCGTACCTGGGTGCCGCGGCCGGTTGCCGGATCCGCGGGCCTCATGCCCTCGAGCTGGCATCCTGCGCATGAGCAGTGGGGTGCTGCGCAGATCCAGAACCGCTTCGTCAAGGCGAGCGGCCGGCGCATGTTGTCCAAGGACATGCAGGCCTGGACGGCGGTCAGGATCATCGGCGAGGCGGCCCAGCGGACAGGCTCCGGCGACCCCAGGATGATCGCGGACTACATCAAGTCTCCGCAGTTCTCGATTGCCGCTTTCAAGGGCCAGAAGGTCACGTTCAGAGCGTGGAATTGGCAGCTCCGGCAGCCGATTCTCCTGAGCGACGCCCGCTCGGTCGTGTCGGTGTCGCCACAGGAAGGCTTCTTGCATCAATTCTCGGAGCTCGACACGCTCGGCATCGATCAACCCGAGACAAAGTGCGTATTGCGATGA
- a CDS encoding PQQ-dependent catabolism-associated beta-propeller protein, protein MHFKWMYFGVMALAAASPAGAYTVYVSNEKDNTISVVDSEKMELVKTITVGQRPRGITVTKDGRYILVCTSDDDTIEMIDAATFERVTTLPSGPDPELFVLSPDGGKLYVANEDDNLVTVIDMASKAVVAEVPVGVEPEGMGISPDGKTMVSTSETTNMAHFIDTSSHEITHNVLVDARPRFAEYKADGSEVWISAEIGGTVSVVDDKTRTVKKKITFEIPGLRAEAIQPVGVRITKDGKKAYVALGPANRVAVVNGETYEVEKYILVGQRVWQLAITPDEKTVISTNGVSNDITFIDIATDEAVKSLTVGGLPWGIVVSPK, encoded by the coding sequence ATGCATTTCAAGTGGATGTACTTTGGGGTCATGGCGCTTGCCGCTGCATCACCGGCAGGCGCGTACACGGTCTACGTCTCAAACGAGAAAGACAACACCATTTCCGTGGTGGACTCGGAGAAGATGGAGCTCGTTAAGACGATAACGGTGGGGCAACGGCCGCGGGGTATTACCGTCACCAAGGATGGCAGATATATTCTGGTCTGTACGAGCGACGATGATACGATTGAGATGATTGACGCTGCGACGTTCGAGCGGGTTACGACATTGCCGTCGGGTCCCGATCCCGAGCTGTTCGTTCTCAGTCCCGACGGCGGCAAGCTCTATGTCGCCAATGAGGACGATAACCTCGTCACCGTGATCGATATGGCCAGCAAGGCGGTGGTCGCCGAAGTGCCGGTGGGCGTCGAGCCCGAGGGAATGGGAATCAGCCCGGATGGAAAGACCATGGTCAGCACATCCGAGACGACGAATATGGCTCATTTCATCGACACGTCTTCGCATGAGATCACGCACAACGTGCTCGTCGATGCCCGCCCGCGCTTCGCCGAGTATAAGGCGGACGGCTCGGAAGTCTGGATCTCCGCCGAAATCGGCGGCACGGTCAGCGTCGTCGACGACAAGACGCGTACGGTCAAGAAGAAGATCACCTTCGAGATCCCAGGCTTGCGGGCCGAAGCGATCCAGCCTGTCGGCGTGCGCATCACCAAAGACGGCAAGAAGGCCTATGTTGCGCTCGGCCCCGCCAATCGCGTCGCCGTGGTCAATGGCGAAACCTACGAGGTCGAGAAGTACATCCTCGTCGGCCAGCGTGTCTGGCAACTCGCCATTACGCCCGACGAGAAGACGGTGATCTCGACCAACGGCGTATCGAACGACATCACCTTCATCGACATCGCGACCGAC